One Dermacentor albipictus isolate Rhodes 1998 colony chromosome 10, USDA_Dalb.pri_finalv2, whole genome shotgun sequence genomic window, TTAAAAATTTCATCAGAGTAAAGTTGTGACCTAAGTTGTCGATAAACACACGGTCCACGACATGTCGTGTTCCATGGAGCGCAAGAGGCAAATTGATACACTTTGCGGAGTTTGATTAAACCCTTCAGAGAGATTCGAAACTGTGCTTTGTATCCCAAAATTTTTACGCAGATAGGGCAGATATTGTGAGCTCCTCATCTAAATGGGATTGGACTTCTCATTAAGATGCCCATAAAATACATTTTGTTTTGTTGCGGTGCTGCCTAAACAAAGAATGTTTAAATCTTATGAATTGTAGGATATCAGCTAGTAAACGTCACATCGTACTAGACATCGTACTAGACATCCTTCGCATGGCGAAATCACGCAAAACATCTGTCAGGTCTTTTTATCGAATGTATCTCCAAAACTGAGGCGCCATGATCAAGTGTGCGTATTCGCCACTCGGAGcctcgttttagagcgcagctctttggcgtccgttcctgggtttcgcgtcgtcgtcggcgttgtcgtcggcctcgtaaccagctccgcccccctttcatccccccagcgctagcagcgaccgactgataccgctggatgccgctgacgccgctagagagtcaagataacgtgactgcatagaacaccgtcgccgccatgcagaaagaggaggaaagggtccccccccccgttcttgtgtggcggatagggtgctcttcagttgccgacgcgccggttatttcacgtaggccccggcacgtcgacgaatacgtgaccaccttcccacggctagacctggttcttagcgctgcggaagcgagggtatcatattgtttgtgtcggcatcggcggcgttgtccctgaaaccagctccgcagctggggttgactcactatcggcgtcagcggcatcagtcagtcgctgctatctcttccctcctccctttatcgtgttgtccgcttgctgcgcgcgcttctgcccccatcgtttgccgctgggtgtacatgccgcccccctcccccctcttcctgcgagtctccggttgtcaaagcgccggctcgaacttaattcctttcttcgctcctccttcactgcaacccctgtgcggtggcaatcagagagccagatcggtggcggcggatctgtatatgtgcaccgcccaagccgaaattgccgctgccgttcgccctgtgcggtggcaatcagagagccagatcggtggcggcggatctgtatatgtgcaccgcccgagccgaaattgccgctgccgttcaccactgcgaaattatctgccagttctttctgagccatgagcgagacgaccgatggaagtcctccgtctgctgctgctgctgctgctgctgctgctaaacgagctgccagagcagaggcccagcgccgtcgccgtcagaatccagaggtgcgtgccgccgaagcagaagcttaccgtcgccgccgtcgagatgatacatgtgttgctcgatttctttgcctcaatctatcaaaaaggtgaaacagcttatttgctgcgctcaaatttcgcattaggaagtaacgtaatcgtggGTAATTTTTTTTACCATCCATCTTATTTGTCACACTATTTTTTTCCCTCGTAGTATTATTGAATACTTGCGTTTCCGCATACGGGACGGCAGCTTGCCGCGCCGAATAAGTGCAATGAAAAATGTAGCAAATTATTCCTAAATGAGCCCACTAAAAAGGCTGTGTTTAGTTAATAAATGCCGTGACTAACGTTTAAAACTCCGACCGTAAAATATAAAAAGCGCCACGCTGCACCCACGGTGACACATTAGTGGAGCAAAGTATACGAGTGTGTGCACAATTTTCAGTGTATCACTTCGGGAAAGAAACCCCTAGACCAAACCCATTGTCACTGCGGTGGTCACAAATGACGTTGCTCTTTGAGAAGTTCTTGACACTTCCAATGGCAATGCGGTGGTGTcatagtagagagagagagagtgaactttaataagcaccagcagttttgtcggctgggcctaggcctcccacgatgggacgtcgaggtcttgcctcttcgccgcttcgtaggcctgctgggtcgcccagagttggtcgtcgaggtgggagctgcgcagggcggcgtgccatctcgacgagagggtcacggggttaaggtcttggtattggtgtttgcactcccatagcatgtggtgGAGTGTTGCCggttcagttttacagaccttgcacgtctggctcgggtagatgtcggggtatatggtgtgatagcgtgtgagggaggggtatgtattcgtctgtaacaggcgaagggtggttgcctgtgccctgtttaacttgcagtgaggggtggggaaggttcttcttgcgaggtaaaatgactttacaaggtcgttgtatctggtaaggcggtcgcgtcctgcgggtgcacctgcaccgtctccggcacggttgactagtcctcgtgctacggagtgtgtaacctcattgaggttggtgaggtgcgggtggacaacgccggcgtgtgctgggatccagacgagggtgatctgattttcagacgaatgcggggcttgtcgtaagatgcggagtgattgatgagaaatgcgacctttgatgtagttgttgactgctgcgcgagaatcactcactatggtgtgacaggctgggtcaagagtggccatggcgatggccacttcctcggccgtctcggcatttttggtaatgctggcagcatgtcggagcaagccgcctgctgtggtaaccgccgcaaagcgccgtccatcttggtactcagctgcgtcgacgaaggtgacgcccgcggtgttggcgtaagctttgatgagggaagtagctcgcgccttcctgcgttctttgttgtagtctgggtgcatgtttgtcgggatagggtcggcgtgtatccattgctgataGAGACAAATATTATGCGGATCCCAGGTTTTGTGAGAATAGGTAGAGGCGATATTTTCATTGGTGCTTGCGAGAAGGGTAAGTTTTGTTTAGAAATAATTCGGCGGTATGGCGCACGCCGAAATTTGTAGACATTTTCATGGGAAGACTACCCGCTCAACATCAAGATGGGGTGCTTCAACGTTCGAATCCATCAACCTACAACGGAGGGACGACGGCAGAACTGGACTGCCAATGATGGCGGGACGACAATGAGATTATGTCTTTCGAATAATGATGCAGACAACGATGATAtaatgatgatggcatgacggtGATGGAATGAGGAAGATGGCACAGCATTTGGATGAAGATAATAGATGAACTCGAACGTACCGACAAGGATGTTATAACAATTGCACGATGAAGTTGGAGTGACTGCGATGGTACGTCCATGACGGCTACACGTAAGCGGTATCATTCCGAATGTACGATGGAGATGAACTGAAGACAATGAGACACATGTTTTTTTCCGAAAGCGTAAACTACAAGCGCAATTGCATGTGAACAGTTCCTCGAAACAATTGGCAGCACACGTGAGTCGTCTGCTGTAGTTGCTCTGTGCGTGCGTaagtttgtgcgcatgcgcatgtTAGTGAATCACGGTAGTGAATTGTGATTATCAGGTTGAAGGGCAGATCGTTGCAAAGTCTAACCAAAGCTTGGAGAAATGGGAAGGATAGCAGGTCTTCAAGAATAATTTCGGCTTTCTAGGACGCATGCATGATTTCATCTAGCAATTTGCAGTTGCAAGTGATGCAGTTTTTTTGGGGCGAGAGGAAGAGCAGCTTTTGTTCTTTCGTTCACCTGCCGCACATTGGCTTACCAGCAATGAGCTCTCCCAATGAAATCAAGGAATCAATTATTCATTTCGTCAATTAGTAAGACAATCTTCATTACAACAGCTGAGATACATAGAGAAATATGCAGAACGAGGCCTCAAGGTTACAAACCACAGGTGGGCCTCGTTAATACAGTAAACATAGCTATTACAGCGAACATATACCAAAGACCAAAATGAATATATTAAAGGGTAACAAGATAGCATACAACGTTTAGTATTTGTCAAGAAATCGTCATTAAGCCAATACAAGTGAAAAAGTTAATGTAGCAGCTAAACAATAAATACAGATTTTGAGCTTTCCCCTCAACGCAATAAgcatgagtttttttttaattgagtaTGTTTAAGTGCATTCCATTGTAAAATTTATGAAAACGATGACTATTTGAAATAGTGTCTTAAGCAATAGGTGGTTATTACGAAACGGAAATCTAGCTCTATTAGTGTTACATAACGTGAAATCCGTAAAAAAATTAGGTTTTATTACACAATAATCAAAACCTTTTAATTTAACAACAAAATacggtgtgtatatatatatatatatatatatatacatatatatatatatatatatatatatatatatatatatatatatatatagatatagatatagatatatagatatagatatctGTCTCACCTTCAACGACTCAAATTCGTTCTTCCCAAGTAACCGCGTGTAGACGATAATGATCGCCAACATCAATTGCACTGCGGAAATTAAAAGGCTATAAAATCGCGTTATATATCATGTGTCATTTCGGCCCACTTAAGAAAGAATAACAAAATGGGACTCGTTAAATGTATGCGGTCTTACAGGAGACAAGGGAAAACCTTACATCTAGTCACCGAAATTCGACAGCACTCATATCTCCGGACGATGCAACCTTGACGAGGCATAGTCTCACCACTGCGGAGACGAGTTGAGGCGAAACCGCACGGCCTGCATGTTTAAAACAGCACTCTGAGAAATGATTTCTAGAAAACGCATAGCTGAGAGATGTCTTCAGAGTAAAACGATCCTGCCAGCACAATGAAATTTAGTTGCAAATCATTTATCTGTAACGGTTTTCATAATTGCATGCCTCCTCCTTTCAAGTTTAGCATCTTCACCATGGTCtgttgtttcatttcattttccttttaaTTCACTGTTGCTCTTCTTTCAACATGGTGTGTGTATCCTTAAGACACTATTTATGCTACAACTCGTTTTCTCCGTCGTAAGCTTATAGCTGCAACGTTACAAGATACAATATGCCATGAGCTATGCCTGTTTATTTAAGTTATCCAGAAAAAGATACTAAATACTTTAAAAACGTCCTAAGCACAATATAAAGCACTGTGGTGTCGACATGGTCCAAAATAGAAACTCTCTTAAAATAGCATTATcctaatgcgtttttttttcgtgctttcctTCAGGTAAAATGCTGGAACGAAGAAAGTGGCTGCCACAGGGTACTGACTGCATCAGAACTGAACAAGCACTTTTGCAAAGACTGTGACCATCACTTTACGTCTTGTCCCAAGTGTTCAATACTCGTACTTTGCAAGGATGTCTGCGCGCATATACAAAGCGAATGCAGGAATTACGCGGTGCCTCTTACAAATGGGTCCCCTCCAGCTACTAACAGTGACCAAACAGCAATAATGATGGCTTTTAATTCAAGCATCAATGGGCAAGTGTGTGAAATAAAAGACAGGCTTGCCCAAGTTGCAAATGATAATAACTCCCAAAGTGGATGTCTGAATGAACTTTCACATTGCATGAACTCGATCAAAGGAACGCTGCTACAAATATTAAGGGGAAGCAAAACGTTTGAAAACGTTGCGTCCCCAGCTGCCGATTGGATATCGTGCTCTGAAGCAATAAGGGAAACACTGATTGGTCATGGCCAAAAGCTGCAGGAGCTCGCAGGAGCGATAGGCAATTCAACTAAAACCCTTATGGAAGATTCAGAGGACAGGAGGCGAGCTGTAGAGCAAATGAAAGAAAATGCAGCGAACGCGTTGCAAGAAGCACTAAGGAAACATTCAGCGGCTGACAGTGAGGCGTTCAATAAAGTATGTGAAAAGGTAAACACGATGGAGAGGAGCTTAGAAAAACAGTTGCAGGATGTTACTAGGACAATCTGTAGTGTCTTAGAAAAAATTGTTGCAGGCATTGGTGAAGGAATGAATCGTCCGGAGCGAAACAGTTCGACGCCATTATATATAGAGAAAGAACTGGCCCTAAACACAATCAGCCTAAAGCGATACGAGTTTTCTGTAAAAGGATTGAAGGCAAAGAAGGAACAGGCATATTCCCAAGGCTACTGTGATTGCCCGAGTGTAAACCTATATATTTCAGGGTATCACTTGTTGCCGGGAGTGTACCTTAGCAAACATGAGGGTAATGTGTTGCTGCATGTTGGTATTCAGCTGCTGAAAGGAGTGATAGACAATTTTCTTCAATGGCCATTCGAAAAGAGCATTAAGCTGACAGTCAAACATCCGTCGAATGGCAAACATCGCCAGTTCGTAACTAAACCTGAAGACAACCTCCTGTACTATGGAAAGCCAGAAGGATCAAGTAACGAAGGGGCATACTTGAGTGACAAATCATTTCCATTGGATGACCTAGAACGTAAAGGATACGTCACGGACGACAATCTCCATATAGTGTGGGAAATCGTTCAGTAAGGCCGGACCAAATAATGATAGACGCCTTACGTATTTCCTAAATACGTCAGCTGAGCTGTTAAACGGGTTAGAAATGAACATTGCTCCGCAGCCCATCTTCGTTGAAAGCCAAATAAAGTTGCTATTGAACTGCACGTGGTATTTTTATTGTATACAGTGTTCCTGCTAGCATGCATCAGTCATATGACACAGATCAATGTACAGGAATATACCCAGTGCATGACCACAGTGGAGAAGAGTTTCTGCCAGTAAGCGTTAGTTGGTGCCATTCTATGCATCGTTCGCAATTAACTAATGTTTTAACTACTGGTATGAAGCACCCGTT contains:
- the LOC139050531 gene encoding TNF receptor-associated factor 6-like → MAPLNQRYTLVGFSNELDWRPTDFLEPIPAYRICKACGLVPRVTASLPCLHVLCKKCYDRCRHDDGRRCPLDGERVREDDVEWREFPVDNLLKRKVKCWNEESGCHRVLTASELNKHFCKDCDHHFTSCPKCSILVLCKDVCAHIQSECRNYAVPLTNGSPPATNSDQTAIMMAFNSSINGQVCEIKDRLAQVANDNNSQSGCLNELSHCMNSIKGTLLQILRGSKTFENVASPAADWISCSEAIRETLIGHGQKLQELAGAIGNSTKTLMEDSEDRRRAVEQMKENAANALQEALRKHSAADSEAFNKVCEKVNTMERSLEKQLQDVTRTICSVLEKIVAGIGEGMNRPERNSSTPLYIEKELALNTISLKRYEFSVKGLKAKKEQAYSQGYCDCPSVNLYISGYHLLPGVYLSKHEGNVLLHVGIQLLKGVIDNFLQWPFEKSIKLTVKHPSNGKHRQFVTKPEDNLLYYGKPEGSSNEGAYLSDKSFPLDDLERKGYVTDDNLHIVWEIVQ